A stretch of the Cryomorphaceae bacterium 1068 genome encodes the following:
- a CDS encoding DUF481 domain-containing protein codes for MKNILVASFLLTQMVLFAQKDSLIFDGGQVIVGEVKEMNRNILTIETDYSNTDFKIEWDKITEFYSDQLYMIQITDRTIFTNATMSFQKPGEFKIIGESNSGYVPMSEVVYLRQVDTGFWSKLSASIDLGFNLTKASNLQQFNASTTVGYKSAQWTYRVTYQQNRSEQDDVDPVRRTEVNANADYALHNGIFFGAGVNFLSNTEQLLDLRTTGSAGVGYYLVRNNEMYWQSTFGVAINNENFTDVPEEPSEDRDSFEGLLGTELNLYNLGDIDLFTNIIWYPSFTEEGRNRINYSIDVSYDMPLDFYIKTGLTVNYDNQPVAGASETDYVFTGGIGWEF; via the coding sequence ATGAAGAATATATTAGTTGCAAGCTTCTTGTTGACACAAATGGTGTTGTTCGCGCAGAAAGATTCTTTAATATTTGATGGGGGCCAGGTGATTGTGGGTGAAGTCAAAGAGATGAACCGTAATATACTGACCATTGAAACTGACTACAGTAACACCGATTTTAAGATAGAATGGGATAAGATAACCGAATTCTATAGTGATCAACTTTACATGATTCAGATAACTGATCGGACCATCTTCACCAATGCAACCATGTCGTTTCAAAAGCCGGGCGAGTTCAAGATCATAGGTGAATCGAACTCTGGTTATGTACCAATGAGTGAGGTTGTATATCTCAGGCAAGTGGATACCGGTTTTTGGAGCAAGTTGTCTGCATCAATTGATTTGGGGTTCAACCTGACCAAAGCGAGCAATCTTCAGCAATTCAATGCCTCCACGACGGTGGGGTATAAATCGGCCCAATGGACTTATAGAGTCACTTATCAGCAAAACCGTTCTGAGCAGGATGATGTTGATCCCGTGCGCAGAACAGAAGTAAATGCAAATGCGGATTACGCTCTGCACAATGGAATCTTCTTTGGAGCCGGTGTGAACTTTCTGAGCAATACCGAACAATTACTCGACCTGCGGACAACAGGATCGGCCGGGGTAGGTTATTACCTGGTCAGAAACAATGAGATGTATTGGCAAAGCACTTTTGGAGTAGCTATTAACAATGAGAATTTTACCGATGTGCCGGAAGAGCCCTCCGAAGATCGAGATAGTTTTGAAGGACTGTTGGGTACTGAACTGAATCTGTACAACCTTGGAGATATTGACTTGTTTACAAACATCATCTGGTACCCAAGTTTTACAGAGGAGGGCCGTAATCGGATTAATTATTCCATTGATGTTTCCTACGATATGCCGTTGGATTTTTACATCAAAACGGGGCTAACAGTAAACTACGATAATCAACCCGTAGCAGGTGCTTCAGAAACGGATTACGTTTTTACAGGAGGGATCGGCTGGGAGTTTTGA
- a CDS encoding GDP-mannose 4,6-dehydratase, giving the protein MGQEILVTGAAGFIGSHLCESLLEQGHTVYGIDNFDPFYDRRIKERNLESFRNHERFGFFELDLTDSEKLQRIPAFDMVVHLAGKAGVRPSIDAPQDYVDANITATLNVLELCRAKSCTKMAFAGSSSIYGNSKHIPFVEEGVEYEPISPYAFSKRSCELMNYTFHHLYQIDILNLRFFTVYGPRQRPDLAIHKFTRLLSEGESIPMFGDGSTSRDYTFVADTVAGINAAMDYLRENSDVFETVNLGNNQPVKLSDLISSIGNALGVEPNIDRQPMQPGDVDITYASIEKAKKLFGYNPKTSIKDGLEKFVEWYKAVNPQ; this is encoded by the coding sequence ATGGGTCAAGAAATCCTCGTAACGGGAGCCGCGGGCTTCATTGGTTCGCATCTTTGCGAAAGCTTGTTGGAGCAAGGTCATACGGTTTATGGAATCGACAACTTCGATCCGTTTTATGATCGACGAATCAAAGAAAGAAACCTCGAGTCTTTCCGCAATCACGAGCGCTTCGGGTTTTTTGAGCTGGACCTCACCGATTCAGAAAAGCTCCAAAGAATTCCTGCCTTCGATATGGTCGTTCACTTGGCTGGAAAAGCAGGAGTGAGACCTAGTATCGATGCCCCACAAGATTACGTAGACGCGAATATTACTGCGACTCTAAACGTGTTGGAGCTATGTCGAGCCAAAAGTTGCACCAAAATGGCCTTTGCCGGTAGCAGCAGTATTTACGGTAATTCCAAACACATTCCATTTGTAGAAGAAGGAGTGGAATACGAGCCCATTTCTCCTTATGCTTTTTCTAAGCGTAGCTGCGAGTTGATGAACTACACCTTTCATCATCTCTATCAAATTGATATTTTAAATCTGCGTTTTTTTACTGTCTACGGGCCACGTCAACGGCCTGATTTGGCTATTCACAAATTCACGCGACTCTTAAGTGAAGGAGAATCAATTCCAATGTTTGGAGATGGTTCCACTTCGCGCGATTATACTTTCGTAGCCGATACCGTAGCCGGTATAAACGCTGCTATGGATTATTTACGAGAAAACAGCGACGTTTTTGAAACGGTAAATTTGGGAAACAATCAACCTGTAAAGCTTTCTGACCTGATTTCAAGTATCGGAAATGCTCTGGGTGTAGAACCCAATATCGATCGACAGCCCATGCAACCGGGAGATGTGGACATTACTTACGCCTCTATCGAAAAAGCTAAAAAGCTATTCGGTTATAATCCCAAGACGAGTATCAAAGATGGTCTAGAGAAATTTGTTGAGTGGTACAAGGCCGTAAATCCTCAATAG